A segment of the Anopheles cruzii chromosome 2, idAnoCruzAS_RS32_06, whole genome shotgun sequence genome:
TCGTGGTTATGTACTACAGTTTAAGTTTcattgttttcggttttgctttttcgcCCCTAAAGGGCACAATGCATTCGCTGCAACAAATGTGATGAATGtgttatttgcatttttcttcccttttcccACCGGATGCTCTAAcctttgtgtttttatttcctttcttGCAAAGGCAACCCACACATTCCACCCTCGATGATAGTGGCCAAAATTATGGAGCGGTTCCAGGAGAACGATACAAAGACGCGTCTAACGGCGACCGGGATTTCGCTGCCACTGTCCGATAGCCGCAATTCGTCTGGCCCCCCATCACCCGTCCCAatgacacggcacggctctCTAGCGACGGGCGATGGACGATTAAAGTTTTAAACCAGAGAAAGCACTGAACTATCGTGAAAGTCGTGATCGCAAGTGATACACCGTTTTAAAGTATACTACTAAAATCATTCGCGCTGTATAGTCGACATTTCGAGCTTCTTCAATGCCCATTTAATGGTCACCAAACGGCCGCGATGGTAGAATTGCTGTTATAGCTTACTCACTTACTTAAGTATCACACGCAACTCGGAAGGCGGACCAATGCTCACGTGTGACATGATGAATTGCTCTATTAACGCAAAAAGCACCTttttaaacgaaacattttTATGTGGTCTACTTTGGAAGTATCGTACTATGTACTATTGTACCTTTTCATGCCCAACCTTCTCCTTCGGATAACCTTTTACAACGAGAGCACAGACTTTAATCTTCTAGAATATGAGTTCCGGCTTTCTCCATGCCTTTTGTTAGCCGCTGCACCACGGACGCGGCCTGGCCGCGGGTATAGTTAATCTTAAGGGTTTTGTACGGTGAAGGTGGATGAGCAGGATCGTAAAGATATTACGTGGTTACGGAATGGAAGGGAgcattttgcaatattttttcCTCTATCTGTCACTCCTAAATTCCACTCTGCGTCCTTGTACACCCAGATGCCCTTATCATGTGCTGTGTTGCGTAGCGAAACATAGTTTAGTTGTTGAATGATGTAAGATATTAGAACACCGCACCGTGCGCCAGGCACGGTGGCTAAATTATGAACTTCTTAATAGGTAGCATAGGTAGACGGCTCACAGCAAAACACAGAGAGCAAGCACCATTCCTGAACGGATATAAACCAGCGGAACAATCGAATCGTAAGGTTCTTGATAGAATACTGGGATAGAAAAGAACAAATATCAAAACGAATAcaatcaaatgcaaatgcatcaCTAGTGGCAGCTCACTTGGCTGCATCTTTCTAGACATATCCTAACGATTATATGAGTCCCCCTTGTTGCCGAAGAGCGATCCGCTCGTATAGATTTTTATTGTGTCGTATTGTGGTTGTAATATTTACCTACAGAAGATCTTCGTTCATTTGAGGCGTGAAAATGAGTATAAAATTCGCCCAACACTAGGACTGTTCAGGATCGAAGAAAGCAACGTGAGGATTTCGAAGATTGGCCAGGCAGCGATATTTTGCTGGCATTTGTTTGTTCTTGAATCTCTATTACTGCGGCACTGGAGAAGCAAACGCACCTGTtagaaatataaaaattaacgTAAAACCATCAATCTTTTTCTGTGTAACATAATTAAACATCCGAAGGGAACAGCGAACGTTCTGACAAGTATGATTTTTCGCATACATTTGGTTGTTTCTCACATCATTGCTGTTACATAGGTTTAACGAATCTTTCACGATCGCTTTTATCTTCCAATTGGTTTTATCATTCAAAGATTTAAGATACTGTTTACAGTACCACCTTTTGTGATAGAAAGGGCAGCATACTTGCATTCGCTGGCAATTTCGTTAGTGGCGTGTCGGACTCTGGAGCCAACGAAAGAAATACATGGTAGCTGCACATTTTGGATTTTAATTTGGgagagtgttttgtttgggtaACCTTGTTGACAGCAACTGTTCAGTTTGCGCGGTGCACTCGTTATCAATTGCGTTCCGATCATCTTTGATAGCGATAAAAAAGTGTAACATCAAAGAAGCAACGTTTTTCCGGTGCTGAAGGAGCTTAAAAAGAATCAGTTTCAAACAACGGTCTATTACGGCAAATGATGGGCCACATATTCGCCATTAGTAAGCCACTTTTGGCAAGGTTACTTCTGCTACGGATTATCAGCTTCGTTAGCGGTAGCGTCGGTAAGTAACAGTGGATGCCATATTCGTTCAGTCCTATTATTCGTTCCTACGTCGTGCCATTAGTAACCGATCATGATATGGTGGTAACATGCTACATCTCAACGTGGGCCGTTTATCGCGAGGGTCCCGGTTCCTACAGCCTGGACGCGTTCGATCCTACCCTCTGCACGCACGCCATCTACGCATTTGCCGGTTTGGACGAACAGAATAATACCATTCAACCACTGGGTAAGTCTCTACGCTGTTCGACACGAAATGTAACGTAGAGCTGGatcaatttttttattattctgcAGATGAATGGCAGGATCTGAACGAAAACGAGGGCAAGGGAGGCTACGAAAAACTGATAAGCATGCGGGAGGCTAACCCACATTTGAAAGTCTTAttggccatcggtggctgGAATGAAGGCTCTGAAACGTACTCCAACCTGACCGCCGACCCTGAAAGGCGTCAGGCATTTGCAACGAATGCTGTTCATTTTATTAGGTAAGCTGATGGCTTTTCCAACGAATGGTTACAAATTGAACATTAATCATTTTGCTCATTCAAGGGAACATGGCTTTGATGGTCTGGACCTGGACTGGGAGTACCCAACGCAGCGCGGTGGAAGTCCAATTGATAAGGAAAACTTTGTGGCCTTCGTGCAAGAACTGAGCCAAGCATTCAAGCAGTACAATTTACTTTTAACCTCCGCTTTTGGGGCGAGCAAGGACATCATTGATTCGGCGTACGATGTGGAGGCTCTGTCGAAGTACCTAGACTTTCTGCACATAATGTGTTACGATTACAACGGAAGCTGGAACCGACAGATTGGTCCAAATGCACCACTGACAAGCAAAGACTTCCTAAACGTCGAGTACACGATCGAATACCTGCTCGATCTGGGTGCTCCGTCCAGTAAGCTTGTGCTGGGTCTACCGTTCTATGGCCGTACCTTTGTCAGTCCGGTGGCCCAAGCCCGAATGGGTGATGTGTCCGACGAAGTGGGCTTCCCTGGACCGTTCACGAATGAGAGCGGCTTTATGGGCTACAACGAGATGTGCGCAGAGCTGAAGCGCAATCCTGCCGACTGGACGCTCTCCTGGGACGTTGCCGCGGCCGAAATAGTGGCCACCAAATCGAACGACACCGTGTCGCAGGTGGTAGTGTACGATAGTACGCGGTCGATCGCGATCAAGGTACGATTCGCCGTACGTCAGAGGCTCGCTGGGCTGATGGTGTGGTCAGTCGATACGGATGACTTTAAAGGTCTGTGTGAGCCGGAAACGGATACATACGTCGATTTTGGTGACAGCGATAAGCTCTCCATTCCGGGCCCGGTTACTGGCAAGTATCCGCTTCTCAAGACGATCAGTAACGCCATCGTGGTGGCTACCGATGAGCTGACGCAGGAGAACATCGTTCCCAACGAACCAGAACGGTACGAAATGGACAGTTCCTTATCGGATGTATCATCGACAGCAAACGTGGTTTGTGTGTCCAGTATCGTTTTCAGTGCTCATTTATTAAAATTGATCTAATTACTCTGCAAAGTGAAAAGCAGTTAAAAATTCCCAATTCCTTAAAAATGGCTGCGTTCGTGCCACTAACGGCTGCGTACATTGATGACGCaaagaaatttaaatattaaaacgaGGGGACGATCAACGaatggttggtttggtttgtttgatcAACTAAAACCTCCATTGTCTGCCACAGACACTAAGTAAATATACGTTTCGGAAACTCGACTTTAATCAAATTGTGTAATAAAATCATTggtatttttaaacaaattaattctgcaacaacaaaaaaggtaCGCACCAGAAAAATTTcatgaaatgtcaaaaattaaataaactcATTACAATAAAATTTCCATGTTGCCTCCTGAAACGGAATACTTTACATTCAACAAACCGGCATCGAGATAACCGccgcgccagcagcagcagtgttgGCGAACCTTCTTCGATATGTTTCCTTTGCTCGCACCGAACAAATGTGGGACATGAAGATAGAGGTTCGCCATTATGATTCATCGTGAGCATGGAAGATcgcttcgtttctttttcctgtttttaaTGTCAGATAAGCAGGAATCCATCCAATTCTCTCTCGTGGTGCGTTTCGTGGTGTGTATGTGGCAATGTGTTTCTCTCGCGCAACCAAACGATCGTGAAAGGTTGGCCCGCGTATCGCGATGCGGCCGTTAAAGTTTGTGGCACGGTGCTCGGAATGAGTTTGTGttctcgcacacactctcgcgtTTAATGCACCACGGTGGCCCGCGTCTTAAGCGGGTCGGCTGGGCGTGATGAGTTGCGCTTAAACCATTGTGTGACCGGTTGTGGTGTCGGTACGACGCTCCAGTTTGTCCGAGTTCGTCGCTTGGTACGCGTTGATGTCGTGgcgctttcggttcggtagcTCCTTTCACAGTGAACGAGGCAAGAACACCCAAACAGTTGATCAGGAGGCGTGACATATTTTGTACCGTGCACGTGATTCTAGATCTAAAGGAGAGTTTCTTGCCGTGCAGACCTGTTTTTGTGGTCAACGTATACGAGTTGGCGGGGGCAACGTTGAGGCGAGTTTCGGACACTTTGCATGGAGTAAAAAAGTGATTAAAAAGAAGAAACGTGAAACAAGTGTAAATAACAAACCGAACCTCCGCTCTGTGCAAAGGAAACCGCCATTCGGACCGCCGAGGAAACTCgcagaaaagagaaaataaattgtaatgCCGATTACGGGCCAAATGCCTGCCGTTGGCAGTGGACGCATGTTGGTGGGCCTCCCGCTGGTATTGCTGCTACAGGTTGGCCTCGGGAGCGGCGCCGTAGGTACGTACCCAAGAAGCAATAAAACCCGCACTACACAGCAGAGTTCTGATCCTCGGGACTGAAGCGGCCGCTGAATGACGAAACGTTGGTCGGCGAAAGGTCGGGATCGCGGGTTTGTCATAAATGTTTCTCTCGTATGGCGTAAGCCAAAGTTGCTCAGTTTCTAAGCAAGTTTTCCACGGGAACGGGTTCTTCTCCCAGATCGGACCATTCTTTGTAGATTGCTGTGTCCATCCATCCTCCCATCACGCTTCACGCGTGCGTATACGTGTGGCCTTGGGGTAGTTCGTTGAAGCCGTTCACTGGGCAAAAACTATTCCACTGGACTTCCTGCCCCACCGAAGGCATCCAATTACGTCGATCACACTGAAAGTACTGCTTAGGAACACTGCACTTATTGCGGTGCAGTAATGTATCGGACCGTTGCGCGtagtttgttagtttttcaCCACAAACCAAGCGTAGGAATTAAATATTGTGTAAATGTTggtaataatttaaattattttggaGCGAACTGTGCTCAAAATAGGTTAAAGTGTTGATATTGAATTCTAAATTGAATGAATTGAATTCTAATGCAGTCAGGTGcagtttcttgtgttttttatgttaatttttAGCTAGCTTCACCACTCGAACTAGGCTCTTTAACCAAGATTGTAGTTGAAATAGGACAACCGTCATATGGTTCCGGCAAGTCCGCAACAATCTGTCTATGAATGATTTGCCCATAAGCATGAAATATCCTTCGTTACAGTATCACGACTACCGTGACTCACTGACGGCAGAAGATAACTGGTGGTGCGGAACTGGCCGAAGAATATTCTTGAAACACTTCCTTATGCGCATCGTCGCTAAGATGCTGTCCAAagatcgtttgttttgtgtccaTGTCTGTATAataaacgaaagaaacggcAAACAAGTAAATAATCGTCATAGGAGCGAAGATGGGATGGACAGGTTCTTGTGGTTCTACAGCACCCGACACACAACGGGTGCTCATTGTTTGATCCAGTTTTGTCTCGTACCGGTTTGTGAAGGTGTTGGAAGCTGAACTCATTATTGCATAATCCACAACGAAGCCATTGATGGTTCATAGCCTAGTTAGCTTTTCGTACTgagtatttgtttttcttctggaTAACAACGATCGCCATGTATGTACCAATACGGCTTTCATTTTAGCGAATGAGAAATGCataatttgccttttttggtAAGGTTTTTTACTATAAACTGGAAAACCAACTGGCAAAGGTCCGATGTAAAGTTCGTGGTGCCGATGTGCTAAACGATCGTTAGGTTGACGCATTTAATTCACTCTCTTCTGCAAATtgttaaaacaaaatgtaacCTTAAAATAGCATCTGTTGTTTTCTCTTCCCTAAGAGGAAATGCAGCACTTTGCTGGtattaaaacaaatgtttcacattGCCCATTTGCCCCttaaaaaaacaagaaacgaatGGTCAGCATTTTCctgttgtgtgttgttgtgaTAAGCCAAACTCAATCGATCGCTCGAAATATGTCCAAACAAACCAACTCATCAGCGTGCGTGACaaagtgcaaacaaaacgttgaaaaaacaaCAGATAATTTGTGAATGTTTAGAGAGTGGTAACCCTTTTCAAAGGAACACAGGTGGGTTTTAtcaagccaagccaaggaGCACGTTCGCTGAGACCAGACCTCTAAACCAACCTCAAGCCCGCCACCATTTACGCGGGTATGGTTCAATCCTTTCCTTTGGCTATTCTTTTACAATTCTGAACGTTCGCCATAATTATTCTTGACCTTTCACAATTGGCCAAGATTACGAGTGCCGTTCGGGATGCAAAACCCGTCGAGTGCGATTTGTGAAGTAGCCGAGCGATAGTAAACCGTCGGCGAAAGAAGGTTATCAAAGGGCTTTCTTCGACTTGCCGCCAATCAAGCTCCGTGACTAAGCTCCAGCTGACTAGCTGACCGGCCTACCGGACAGCGCTTCCTGATACGCGTAACGCTGTACATACTCGCGAGAGTTCACTACCGGCATCACGGCCCGGCAAAGCGATCGCTGAGGCGTGACTCATGTTTTGGTTTACAGCCGGTATCGCTGCACAGCAAAAACCTTTACTTCGAAAACATACCATTTACGTCCCCCCGTGCTTCCTACCGAAAACCTACCGCGTTTCTTGAATCGATATTCCGGGAGTGGTTGAAAGTTTTCGGGTAACTATCCACTAACCGCAACTGCCTTACATTCCGTTCTCCATCCTCAGTCACCGACCACGACCGGGTGGTAACATGCTACATCTCAACGTGGGCCGTTTATCGCGGGGGCACCGCATCCTACGCCCTGGACGCGTTCGATCCCACCTTCTGCACGCACGCCATCTACGCGTTTGCCGGTTTGGACGAGCAGAACAATGCCATTAAATCGCTGGGTAAGGTGGTTTGTTTACTCTTTGCCAAACGGCACCTTTATCAGTGCGGCCGATGTGTTTCAATTTGTTCCGATTCGCAGACGCATGGCAGGACCTGAAGGACAACTTCGGCAAGGGCGGCTACGAGAAGCTGGTGGGGCTGCGGGCGACCAACCCGCACCTGAAGGTCTTACTGGCGATCGGCGGCTGGAACGAGGGCTCGGAGAAGTACTCTAACCTAGCGGCCAATCCCGAGCGGCGTCAAGCGTTTGTGAAGAACGCACTTAGCTTCGTCAAGTGAGataacacggaacacggaacccCGATAGACGACGCACGTTACAATGTGTTtcactttgtttcgcttccagGCAGTACGGTTTTGACGGTCTGGACTTGGACTGGGAATACCCAACGCAGCGCGGTGGAAAGCCCTTTGACCGGGAAAATTTCGTCGCTCTCGTGCGTGAACTGAGTCAGGTGTTTAAGAAGAATAATCTGCTGCTCACTTCAGCGATCGGCGCTGGGAAGGATACGATCAACTCGGCATACGATGTAAAGGCTCTGTCAAAGTACCTGGACTTCCTGCACATCATGTGCTACGACTACAACGGAAGCTGGAACCGACAGATTGGTCCAAATGCACCGCTGACCAGCAAAGACTTCCTGAACGTCGAGTACACGATCGAATACCTGCTCGATCTGGGTGCGCCGTCCAGTAAGCTTGTGCTGGGTCTACCATTCTATGGACGTACCTTTGTCAGTCCGAAAGCCCGCGCACTGCTGGGTGATGTGGCCAACGAGGTGGGATTCGCTGGACCGTCCACGAAGGAGAACGGCTTTATGGGCTACAACGAGGTGTGCGAAGAACTGAAGCGCAATCCCGCCGACTGGACGCTCTCCTGGGACGCTGCTGCGGCCgagatggtggccaccaaatCGAATGACACCGTGTCGCAGGTGGTAGTGTACGATAGTACGCGGTCAATCGCGAACAAGGTACGATTCGCCGTACGCCAGAAGCTCGCCGGGCTGATGGTGTGGTCAGTCGATACGGATGACTTCAATGGGCTGTgtgaaccggaaacggatacGTACGTCGACTTTGGTGACCGCGACAAGGTGACACTCTCCATTCCGCGCCCAGTTAGTGGCAAGTATCCGCTGCTCAAGACGATCAGTAACGCCATCGTGGTCGCTACCGATGAGCTGACGCAGGAGAACATCATTCCAAATGTGCCGGACGATGTCAAACCCGGCAGTGCGTCGCCTTCCGGTTCGTCGTGCAATGTGATTGGCATGGCTGGTAGCATCTTGGCCGCTGTGCTGTTATTTCGCACGGTCGCTAacgttttttaacgtttttctGTTAGGCTAATAGTGTTAGTGTCATGTTTGGCCAGCGGAAGTCAAAGGTCTGTAATTAAAGTGGAAGAATGTGGGACGGACATTCTTTTTATGTAACTAAAATAAGTTGTTTTCCTTGTGAAGTTACGCCAAAATGATGACAATCAGGGTGTTGTGTTATCCATTTAATACTGCTTTCGCTTCCATTTATTATCCGTTTGTATTTACTTTGACgcatcgtttgttttgtaacAAAGTTAGTGCATACGTTTTAGGTCAGCTTCCGTTCCCTTCTCTGAGCCGTACGTAGATGTTTGGTTTAGATTATAATATTTGCTTCTTATCATAGTCGGATTAATATATCCAATGTTGTGTGCTTTACATCGTATGTCCTACGTGCTGCGTCGAAAGCGTAAGCAATCGTCTGTACATTTGGACCAGGATTCGGAAACGGATGCGGTGCGGATGCAGATTGTTGTAGCTCTGGTTCCAACGAACGAGAGGATACATCACATTTCGGCACGGTTCATTGTactgtttcttttcttttttcttttatgttgAGTACATCGAAGCGAATCGCCACTTCGCCAACTCGAATGCGAATGGAGCTGGACGGCGCCATTGCTGATTTTATTTGAACTGTCTTCTCGAGCGTGTTCGATTATCTCTGCACGCCAGTCTTTCTACGGTGATTAAATACTAGAGCGGGAGTTTCTACACATTAGTAGCTCGGATTTCACTAGGGACAACTTGTACAACGGCACTATACTATTTTGTTAGCAAATCGGGCATATAATGGAGGGAACAAGGGATTGTTTTGCCACGATCGGGACAGCGCAAAGGCTCTGGGTCCCGCGCGCTGGCAGCCCGCTAACGACTATATCAAAGGAAATCTATACAACAATATAATGGCATTTGCAGTATTTTTCTAAATAACAATAGTCCCCGGCATTGCACCTCACCGCTGTTTCCGTACCTCCACGCTTGAACGGAGCCTGTTTTCAACGGGAAGCCATATGTACACTTAACAACGCGATCAGCATCGCATTTCATTGATTGTTTCTCCCGTAAGcattgaagacgaagaagcgAAAGCCGAAAATCAGGAAACCAAAATTAGCTCGGGGTCACAACTTCTTTTCGCTTGATTCAATCATCTTCCCAGTGTCGCCGCCAGTGTTTTTGTTAACATTCGCTATCTTATcgcattttgatttttttcttttcgaggATTATACGCATTAGTCACAAGAGGGGAATAATGATGTTAAAGCTACCGATTCTAGGAGATCATTACGCAAAAACAAGCTAGCGTCCACGTCAGATCCAATCGAGCGAAAGGACCGGTTGATGATTAACGCGCTCTTCTTAGAATGCAACCGAAAAGGCAATCTCTTGCAAGAGTGATTTATGTGACCGACTTCTTAGGCagggcacggacacggaccgggCAGACTCACAACATGTGTTCATCATTTTTCTGCGGAAGTAAAGTATGCGGCTTGCGGACAGAACAGTTTATGAGAAGGGAAATGCGTAATATTTCGCAGCCTAGCGACCTAGAGAGCTGAAGGTCTGCATAAGCTTCGTGCAGCGAAAGGCCATGGCATTGGCACAATTGCTTATGATACTTCGGGTAGTTGCATGTCCGCGGCCCATTACACGCTTCCTGCTTCCTCAACCGTGTCGACTTCAAGTGAATCGATCCATGTGGCCCAGTAGCTCTGAGGTGTAACACACTGCTCCGGAAGCCAGGGTTCAGTAACGCATTTActacacaacaaaaaacaaacatctaaCGCAAGGAGCTCGTGTTGTCCCACGCAAC
Coding sequences within it:
- the LOC128266958 gene encoding probable chitinase 2 translates to MGHIFAISKPLLARLLLLRIISFVSGSVVTDHDMVVTCYISTWAVYREGPGSYSLDAFDPTLCTHAIYAFAGLDEQNNTIQPLDEWQDLNENEGKGGYEKLISMREANPHLKVLLAIGGWNEGSETYSNLTADPERRQAFATNAVHFIREHGFDGLDLDWEYPTQRGGSPIDKENFVAFVQELSQAFKQYNLLLTSAFGASKDIIDSAYDVEALSKYLDFLHIMCYDYNGSWNRQIGPNAPLTSKDFLNVEYTIEYLLDLGAPSSKLVLGLPFYGRTFVSPVAQARMGDVSDEVGFPGPFTNESGFMGYNEMCAELKRNPADWTLSWDVAAAEIVATKSNDTVSQVVVYDSTRSIAIKVRFAVRQRLAGLMVWSVDTDDFKGLCEPETDTYVDFGDSDKLSIPGPVTGKYPLLKTISNAIVVATDELTQENIVPNEPERYEMDSSLSDVSSTANVVCVSSIVFSAHLLKLI
- the LOC128267249 gene encoding probable chitinase 2, with the translated sequence MPITGQMPAVGSGRMLVGLPLVLLLQVGLGSGAVVTDHDRVVTCYISTWAVYRGGTASYALDAFDPTFCTHAIYAFAGLDEQNNAIKSLDAWQDLKDNFGKGGYEKLVGLRATNPHLKVLLAIGGWNEGSEKYSNLAANPERRQAFVKNALSFVKQYGFDGLDLDWEYPTQRGGKPFDRENFVALVRELSQVFKKNNLLLTSAIGAGKDTINSAYDVKALSKYLDFLHIMCYDYNGSWNRQIGPNAPLTSKDFLNVEYTIEYLLDLGAPSSKLVLGLPFYGRTFVSPKARALLGDVANEVGFAGPSTKENGFMGYNEVCEELKRNPADWTLSWDAAAAEMVATKSNDTVSQVVVYDSTRSIANKVRFAVRQKLAGLMVWSVDTDDFNGLCEPETDTYVDFGDRDKVTLSIPRPVSGKYPLLKTISNAIVVATDELTQENIIPNVPDDVKPGSASPSGSSCNVIGMAGSILAAVLLFRTVANVF